A region of Anguilla anguilla isolate fAngAng1 chromosome 18, fAngAng1.pri, whole genome shotgun sequence DNA encodes the following proteins:
- the abcb10 gene encoding ATP-binding cassette sub-family B member 10, mitochondrial isoform X2 yields the protein MGFFDKARTGELINRLSADTALIGHSLTDNLSDGLRAVAQATAGISMMFYVSPSLASFVLMIVPPMAGLAVVYGRYLRSISRRTQDSLAESTQLAEERISNLRTVRAFGKELAEVEKYVEKVNHILMLAKKEAVLRAGFFGATGLSGNLLILAVLYKGGLLMGSEHMTVGELSSFLMYAFWVGVSISGLSSFYSELMKGFGAGTRLWELLDRKPEFPLNEGIVLQPGQLKGELEFRNVSFAYPTRKDAPIFQDLSLHVPAGSVLAVVGPSGSGKSTLVSLLLRMYDPDAGIITVDGHDVRELNPYWLRSHIGTVSQEPVLFSCSVAENIAYGAADPSLVTAQDVQRAAHMANAYTFVQDFPQGFQTLVGEKGVLLSGGQKQRIAIARALLKNPKILLLDEATSALDAENEFLVQEALERLMQGRTVLIIAHRLSTIQNADAVAVLDQRRVVESGRHAELLRNRQGLFRKLMEKQAFLQAEHKQVLRE from the exons ATGGGTTTCTTCGACAAGGCACGCACCGGCGAGCTCATTAACCGCCTGTCTGCGGACACGGCTCTTATCGGGCACTCGCTCACCGACAACCTTTCCGACGGCCTCCGTGCCGTTGCCCAGGCAACGGCTGGAATCAGCATGATG TTTTATGTGTCCCCCAGTCTGGCCTCGTTCGTACTGATGATCGTCCCTCCCATGGCCGGCCTGGCTGTGGTCTACGGGCGATACCTGCGCTCCATTTCCCGGAGAACGCAGGACTCCCTGGCAGAGTCCACACAG CTGGCAGAGGAGCGGATCAGCAATCTGAGGACAGTGCGCGCGTTTGGGAAGGAGCTGGCGGAGGTGGAGAAGTACGTGGAGAAAGTAAACCACATCCTCATGCTGGCCAAGAAAGAGGCGGTGCTTCGGGCAGGGTTCTTCGGAGCA ACGGGCTTGAGTGGAAACTTGCTCATCCTGGCGGTGCTGTATAAGGGCGGGCTCCTGATGGGCAGCGAGCACATGACCGTGGGGGAGCTCTCTTCCTTCCTTATGTACGCCTTCTGGGTGGGAGTCAGCATCTCAG GACTGAGCTCGTTTTACTCTGAGCTGATGAAGGGCTTTGGAGCGGGGACCCGGCTGTGGGAGCTGCTGGACAGGAAGCCGGAGTTTCCCTTAAACG AGGGTATTGTGCTGCAGCCGGGGCAGCTGAAGGGAGAGCTGGAGTTTCGGAACGTGTCCTTCGCCTACCCGACCCGCAAGGACGCGCCCATCTTCCAGGACCTGAGTCTGCACGTTCCAGCAGGATCCGTGCTGGCAGTGGTGGGGCCCAGCGGGTCTGGAAAATCCACCCTGGTGTCCCTGCTGCTACGGATGTACGACCCAGATGcag GCATCATCACTGTGGATGGCCATGATGTGCGTGAACTGAACCCGTACTGGCTGCGGAGTCACATTGGCACAGTCAGTCAG GAGCCTGTGCTGTTCTCCTGCTCCGTGGCGGAGAACATAGCGTACGGAGCCGCGGACCCCAGCCTGGTGACGGCGCAGGACGTCCAGCGGGCGGCGCACATGGCTAACGCCTACACCTTCGTCCAGGACTTCCCCCAGGGCTTCCAGACGCTGgtgggggagaagggggtgCTGCTGTCGG GTGGTCAGAAGCAGAGGATTGCCATCGCCCGTGCGCTACTGAAG AATCCCAAGATTCTTCTGTTGGATGAGGCCACAAG CGCTCTGGACGCAGAGAACGAGTTCTTGGTCCAGGAGGCCCTGGAGAGGCTGATGCAGGGGCGGACTGTGCTGATCATCGCTCACCGGCTCTCCACCATCCAGAATGCGGATGCGGTGGCGGTGCTGGATCAGCGGCGGGTGGTGGAGAGCGGCCGCCACGCCGAGCTGCTGAGGAACCGGCAGGGACTGTTCCGGAAGCTGATGGAGAAGCAGGCCTTCCTGCAGGCCGAACACAAGCAGGTCCTGCGGGAgtag
- the abcb10 gene encoding ATP-binding cassette sub-family B member 10, mitochondrial isoform X1, with amino-acid sequence MSSQVIAGLCVYYTNLSNMTMNRVRLGFPRKMCVGPGQQNHKPFPCTAQRLHVLEYNAFGRLRKRCYVNGKRLGLLRVPVARPFIHNFLRAPSPLSICKFRGFVQPPYLCSSGNSLNTRSSYSTPAGPDKATQPAENNKKHPAPDTNNKFTRIPSEDVKRLLQLAYPERWRLTVAMGCLVVSSAVTMSAPFFLGRVIDTIYMNSSPDFSSSLASLCTMLCGVFLCGAAANAARVYLMQSSGQQIVRNLRESLFSSILRQEMGFFDKARTGELINRLSADTALIGHSLTDNLSDGLRAVAQATAGISMMFYVSPSLASFVLMIVPPMAGLAVVYGRYLRSISRRTQDSLAESTQLAEERISNLRTVRAFGKELAEVEKYVEKVNHILMLAKKEAVLRAGFFGATGLSGNLLILAVLYKGGLLMGSEHMTVGELSSFLMYAFWVGVSISGLSSFYSELMKGFGAGTRLWELLDRKPEFPLNEGIVLQPGQLKGELEFRNVSFAYPTRKDAPIFQDLSLHVPAGSVLAVVGPSGSGKSTLVSLLLRMYDPDAGIITVDGHDVRELNPYWLRSHIGTVSQEPVLFSCSVAENIAYGAADPSLVTAQDVQRAAHMANAYTFVQDFPQGFQTLVGEKGVLLSGGQKQRIAIARALLKNPKILLLDEATSALDAENEFLVQEALERLMQGRTVLIIAHRLSTIQNADAVAVLDQRRVVESGRHAELLRNRQGLFRKLMEKQAFLQAEHKQVLRE; translated from the exons ATGAGTTCACAGGTTATTGCAGGGTTATGTGTATATTACACTAATCTTAGTAATATGACTATGAATAGAGTGCGATTGGGGTTTCCGAGGAAAATGTGTGTTGGACCGGGTCAACAGAACCACAAGCCCTTTCCCTGCACAGCACAGCGGTTACATGTGTTGGAATATAATGCCTTCGGAAGACTACGAAAGAGATGCTATGTGAATGGGAAAAGACTCGGATTACTGAGGGTACCTGTTGCACGTCcgtttattcataattttttaagGGCTCCGTCCCCGCTCTCCATCTGCAAATTTAGGGGGTTTGTTCAGCCTCCATATTTGTGTAGCTCCGGGAACTCGCTAAACACGCGGTCCAGTTATAGCACACCGGCCGGTCCGGACAAAGcgacacagcctgcagagaatAACAAAAAGCATCCTGCACCTGACACAAATAACAAATTCACACGGATACCATCCGAAGATGTCAAAAGGCTTTTACAGCTAGCTTACCCGGAGCGCTGGCGACTGACAG TGGCTATGGGGTGCCTGGTGGTGTCCAGCGCAGTCACCATGTCGGCTCCCTTCTTCCTGGGTCGAGTGATTGACACCATCTACATGAACTCCTCCCCGGACTTCAGCTCCTCCCTTGCCTCCCTGTGCACTATGCTGTGCGGGGTCTTCCTCTGTGGTGCCGCTGCCAACGCCGCTCGGGTCTACCTCATGCAGAGCTCAG GGCAGCAGATTGTGAGAAACTTACGCGAATCCCTTTTTTCCTCGATTTTGAGGCAGGAGATGGGTTTCTTCGACAAGGCACGCACCGGCGAGCTCATTAACCGCCTGTCTGCGGACACGGCTCTTATCGGGCACTCGCTCACCGACAACCTTTCCGACGGCCTCCGTGCCGTTGCCCAGGCAACGGCTGGAATCAGCATGATG TTTTATGTGTCCCCCAGTCTGGCCTCGTTCGTACTGATGATCGTCCCTCCCATGGCCGGCCTGGCTGTGGTCTACGGGCGATACCTGCGCTCCATTTCCCGGAGAACGCAGGACTCCCTGGCAGAGTCCACACAG CTGGCAGAGGAGCGGATCAGCAATCTGAGGACAGTGCGCGCGTTTGGGAAGGAGCTGGCGGAGGTGGAGAAGTACGTGGAGAAAGTAAACCACATCCTCATGCTGGCCAAGAAAGAGGCGGTGCTTCGGGCAGGGTTCTTCGGAGCA ACGGGCTTGAGTGGAAACTTGCTCATCCTGGCGGTGCTGTATAAGGGCGGGCTCCTGATGGGCAGCGAGCACATGACCGTGGGGGAGCTCTCTTCCTTCCTTATGTACGCCTTCTGGGTGGGAGTCAGCATCTCAG GACTGAGCTCGTTTTACTCTGAGCTGATGAAGGGCTTTGGAGCGGGGACCCGGCTGTGGGAGCTGCTGGACAGGAAGCCGGAGTTTCCCTTAAACG AGGGTATTGTGCTGCAGCCGGGGCAGCTGAAGGGAGAGCTGGAGTTTCGGAACGTGTCCTTCGCCTACCCGACCCGCAAGGACGCGCCCATCTTCCAGGACCTGAGTCTGCACGTTCCAGCAGGATCCGTGCTGGCAGTGGTGGGGCCCAGCGGGTCTGGAAAATCCACCCTGGTGTCCCTGCTGCTACGGATGTACGACCCAGATGcag GCATCATCACTGTGGATGGCCATGATGTGCGTGAACTGAACCCGTACTGGCTGCGGAGTCACATTGGCACAGTCAGTCAG GAGCCTGTGCTGTTCTCCTGCTCCGTGGCGGAGAACATAGCGTACGGAGCCGCGGACCCCAGCCTGGTGACGGCGCAGGACGTCCAGCGGGCGGCGCACATGGCTAACGCCTACACCTTCGTCCAGGACTTCCCCCAGGGCTTCCAGACGCTGgtgggggagaagggggtgCTGCTGTCGG GTGGTCAGAAGCAGAGGATTGCCATCGCCCGTGCGCTACTGAAG AATCCCAAGATTCTTCTGTTGGATGAGGCCACAAG CGCTCTGGACGCAGAGAACGAGTTCTTGGTCCAGGAGGCCCTGGAGAGGCTGATGCAGGGGCGGACTGTGCTGATCATCGCTCACCGGCTCTCCACCATCCAGAATGCGGATGCGGTGGCGGTGCTGGATCAGCGGCGGGTGGTGGAGAGCGGCCGCCACGCCGAGCTGCTGAGGAACCGGCAGGGACTGTTCCGGAAGCTGATGGAGAAGCAGGCCTTCCTGCAGGCCGAACACAAGCAGGTCCTGCGGGAgtag